A stretch of Lathyrus oleraceus cultivar Zhongwan6 chromosome 6, CAAS_Psat_ZW6_1.0, whole genome shotgun sequence DNA encodes these proteins:
- the LOC127094042 gene encoding uncharacterized protein LOC127094042 — protein sequence MVGIRGSFRTRHSMERFLLLLMFGGVFACYDNAASSMPTPAQAASSVQAASSMPTPAPTVVPVHATTSEKFSFMPTPTLSHQTMAGPQSINLQTMASPSNLAEEEDVDADEDEAVGQETITPLVPTIDENGKVIIKPSGTGLVPAKEVAGAINYAIRK from the exons ATGGTAGGTATACGTGGCAGTTTTCGGACTCGCCACAGTATGGAGAGGTTTTTGCTGTTGTTGATGTTTGGAGGGGTTTTTGCGTGTTATGATAAT GCTGCATCGTCGATGCCAACACCAGCTCAGGCAGCATCGTCTGTGCAGGCTGCATCGTCGATGCCAACACCAGCTCCAACTGTAGTACCTGTTCATGCCACTACCTCTGAGAAATTCAGTTTTATGCCTACTCCAACTTTAAGCCATCAAACAATGGCTGGCCCTCAAAGTATAAACCTTCAAACAATGGCTAGCCCTTCAAATTTGGCAGAGGAGGAAGATGTGGATGCTGATGAGGATGAGGCGGTGGGTCAAGAAACTATTACCCCTCTTGTGCCAACAATAGATGAGAATGGGAAAGTTATTATAAAACCATCTGGTACTGG GCTAGTTCCTGCCAAAGAAGTTGCTGGTGCCATTAATTATGCGATACGCAAATAA